From the Jeongeupia sp. HS-3 genome, the window CTGAGTTTCCTCAGTGAAGCCGGAGCGCTTGGCGAAGTACACTCGCGGGCGCAGTCTATTTTTTCACGTTTGCGGGACACCTATCTTGGATGACACAACCCAACACGATGGTCTAAAGCGCGGGCTGAAGAACCGTCACATCCAGCTGATCGCGCTTGGTGGCGCCATTGGCACCGGGCTTTTCCTCGGTTCGGCCAGCGTACTCAAGGCCGCCGGGCCGTCGATGATTCTCGGCTATGCCATCGGCGGCATTATCGCCTTCATGATCATGCGCCAGCTTGGCGAGATGGTCGCACAAGAACCGGTCGCCGGTTCGTTCAGCCACTTCGCCTACAAATACTGGGGCGATTTCCCGGGCTTTCTGTCGGGCTGGAACTACTGGGTGCTGTACGTGCTGGTGAGCATGGCCGAGCTGACCGCGGTTGGCGTGTACGTCAATTACTGGTGGCCGGCGGTGCCGCCGTGGCTGTCGGCGCTGATGTTCTTCGCCGTGATCAACGCGATCAACCTTGCCAATGTGAAGTTCTATGGCGAGGCCGAGTTCTGGTTCGCGATCATCAAGGTGGTGGCGGTGATCGGCATGATCGTGTTCGGCGGCTATCTGCTGATTTCGGGCACCGGCGGCCCGCAAGCGTCGATCACCAATCTGTGGAACGACGGCGGCTTCTTCCCGCACGGCTTCTCCGGGCTGTTCATGATGCTGGCGGTGATCATGTTCTCGTTCGGCGGGCTGGAGCTGATCGGCATTACCGCGGCCGAGGCCGACGATCCGCAAAAGAGCATCCCCAAGGCGGTGAATCAGGTGATCTACCGGATACTGATTTTCTACATCGGCGCGCTGACGGTGCTGCTGTCGCTGTTTCCGTGGAGCCAGGTCGCCCAGGGCGGCAGTCCCTTCGTGATGATCTTTTCGCAGATCGGCGAGGGCTGGGTCGCCAATGTGCTCAACTTCGTCGTACTGACCGCGGCGCTGTCGGTCTACAACAGCGGCGTCTACGCCAACAGCCGCATGCTTTATGGTCTGGCGCAGCAGGGCAACGCGCCCAAGGTGCTCGCCCACGTCGACGGCCGTGGCGTGCCGGTGCCGGCGATTGCGCTGTCGGGGCTGGCGACGTTCTCCTGTGTGATCATCAACTACCTGATCCCGGCCGAGGCGCTCGGCGTGTTGATGGCGCTGGTCGTGGCCGCGCTGGTGCTCAACTGGGCGCTGATCAGCCTGACCCACTTCAAGTTCCGCAAGGCCATGGTCGCGCAGGGCGAGAAGCTGGTGTTCAAGTCGTTCTGGTATCCGCTCAGCAACTGGATCTGCCTCGCTTTCATGGCGATGATCATCGTGATTCTGGCGATGACGCCGGGGATGTCGGTGTCGGTGTGGCTGGTGCCGGTGTGGCTGCTGCTGATGTGGGCTGGCTACGTGTGGAAGCAACGCAAGGCGGCGCAGGCCAAGCACTGATCTGGTGCTGGCCAGCACAGACAAAGGGGGAGGCGGCCTCCCCCTTTGTCTGTGAGGGCGCTGGTACCTACTGATTTTGACGCCGAAATTGGCCAAGCCAATCTGCGGATCGTTGCTGACCGCCATGCCTGGATGAGTAAGGTGCGCAAAGTGTCGGCGATGGTTTTTTCGATGCCAAGCGGGCATCCGGCGTCTGAACTTATCGGAGGCCACGGGCAAGGTTAGTAGTTCCATTACACCTTGCCATTCGTTGCAGATAATTGCCTCACACAGCTATGTCAAGGAGCGCAGCATGAGCCAGCGTCGGACACCTGAAACCCCGGACTCAGCAACGACAGCAGGCGTCGACGCCGAGCGCCGATCGTTCCTGTTAAGCGCAGCCATCACCGCAGGCGCGAGCATCCTTCCCTCCTTGACCGCCGGGGCGGCGCAAAGTCTGTCGGTAATGCAGGCTGGCATGGGCCCGCCGCTGCAGTTACCCGAGGGATACAACATCCTGCTGGTCACCGTGGATCAGGAGCGCTATTTCGAAGGCGGCTATCCTTTCCCGGTGCCGGGACGGGAAAGGCTGATGCGCGAAGGCGTGACCTTTGCGCATCACGAGAACAATACCAACGTCTGCACCTCATCGCGCTCGGTGATGTACACCGGCTGGCATATGCCACAGACCCGGATGTTCGACAATATTGGCCTGCCCTGGACCAAGGGGCTCAATCTTGATCCGGGGCTCGGCACGCTTGGCACGCTGCTGACCGGGGCCGGGTATTACTCGGCTTACAAGGGCAAGTGGCATCTGAGTGACGAGATCGATCACGTCAACAATCCCGAAGACCTGGGGTTGCAGCCCACGGTCGAGCTGCACAAGATCATGGAGGGCTATGGCTTCAAGGATTACCACGGCATCGGTGACGTGATCGGCCTGTCTCAGGGTGGCTTCATGTACGACTCGGTGACCACGGGGCAGACGGTCAACTGGCTGCGCGGTACCGGACAGGAATTGCGGGACGCCGGCAAGCCGTGGTTCCTGGCGTTGAATCTCGTCAACCCGCACGATGTGATGTTCATCGACACCGACGAACCGGGCCAGAGTCAGCAATGGAAAGGCTCTATCAACGACGGCGGCGTGGGCTTGATGCCGGCCCAGCCGCCTCAACACAAGCTCTACCGTGCCCGCTGGGATAAGGTGCCCTTGCCTGCCAGCCGCCACCAGCCGTTCAATGAAGCGGGCCGGCCTGCTGCGCATTGGGAATACCAGAAGGCGCGCGCCGCGATGGTTGGGCAGTTCCCGGACGAGGATCGCCGCTGGCGCAAATTGCAGGATTATTACTTCAATTGCATCCGCGATTGTGACAGTCACTTGGTTCGCGTGCTGGACGAGCTGGACAATCTTGGCCTGACCGAGAAGACCATCATCGTGTTCACCGCCGACCACGGCGAGCTGGGCGGCTATCACCAGATGCACGGCAAGGGCGCTTCGGTTTACCGGCAGCAGATGCATGTGCCGCTCATCATCAAGCATCCGGCCTATCCTGGCGGCAAGACCTGCAAGGCGATGACCTGCCACCTCGATCTGGCGCCGACACTGCTCGGCCTGACCGGCCTGCCCGCCGCGCGCCGCGAGGCATTGCTCGGCAAGCGTAAAGGCAGGGATGCCTCGGGCCTGTTGGCCGCACCGGAGCGCGCGCCCGTCCACGCGGTGCGGGCGGCGAGCCTGTACTGTTACAGCATGCTGGTCTACACCGATGCCAACTATCTGGCGCAGGTGCAGAAGATCCGTACCCGCAAGGATATGACACCGGAGGCCAAGGCCGCCGCGACTGGTGAGCTGCAGATCGACCTGAGCAAGCGTTCGGGCATTCGCGCCATCAACGATGGCCGTTACAAGTTCGCCCGGTATTTCTCGCTGCGGCAGCACAACACGCCGACATCGATGGATGAGCTGCTGAAGCTCCACGATCTCGAACTGTTCGACCTGCAAAACGATCCGGGCGAAATGCACAACCTGGCCATCGATCTCAAACGCAATGGCGAGCTGGTGATGGCCATGAATGCCAAGCTGAATGCGCTGATTGCCGAGGAGCTGGGCGTAGACGATGGCCACTATCTGCCATTGAGCGGCATGACCGGCTGGGCGGCGCATAGTAAAGCCATCGAGTGACGCCACTGATTGACAAGCGTGCCACGCGGCGCGTCTCTTCAACCGCACCAAACCCGGCATCACGCCGGGTTTGGTCAAGCGCTGGCGTGCATGCGGCTGCATTCACAGTCAAACGTCACCGTTCGGGAAGCCCCGCGCACGACGCGGCGGTGTTTCGTCCGCAATAATCAAGCCTCCATCGACGTTCCGAGTCCGCCATGCTGCAATTGATAGCCCATCCCGCCGGTATCCGTGAACTGCGTCTGGCGCGACCGCCGGTCAACGCGCTTGATCCGGCGCTGATCCGGGCGATCCGGCAGGCGATCGAGGCGGCGCCGGCCGATGGCGTTGCCGGGCTGGTGCTGTCGGGCGCGCCGGACATGTTCAGCGCCGGGCTCGATGTGCCGGCGCTGCTGGCGCTGGATCGCGATGCGCTGATGCCGGTGTGGGCCGATTTCTTCGGCATTTTCGCGGCGATTTCGAACTCGACGATTCCGGTGGTCGCGGCGATTACCGGCCACAGCCCGGCCGGCGGCGCGGTGATGGCGATCCATTGCGATTACCGCATCATGGCGGCCGGCGATTTTCGCATCGGCCTGAATGAAGTACAGGTCGGCCTCGTGGTGCCCGACTGTCTGCAACTGGCCTTGCGCCGTCTGGTCGGCGCGCGTCACGCCGAACGGCTGATGGTTGCCGGCGCGATGATTCCGGCGCAGAAGGCGCTGGAGATCGGCATGGTCGACGAGCTGGCCGAGGTCAATCAGGTCGTGCCGCGCGCGATCGAATGGCTGCAAGCGCTGCTGGCCTTGCCACGGCAGGCGATGCTGGCGACGCGGGCGATTGCCCGCGCCGACCTGCACGCCGCCTACGCCGGCCGGCTGCCGCTGGCCGAGGTGCAGGACAGATGGTGGTCCGACGAAACCCGCCAGACGATGCAGGCACTGGTGGCGCGGCTGAAGAACCGGTAGTTCTCCGCTCGCCGCGCCGGCGTCGTCCGCGTTACAGACCGAGCGCGGCGCGCAGTTCTGCCCTGGCCGGCGCGTATTCGTTCTGGAAATCGGCGTCGAGGAACAGTCGCTCTGCGATCAGCGCATTACGCTTCTCCGGCACCATATCGGCGAGCACCGTCGCCATCAGATAGCTGTCGCATCCCGGATGATAATCTAAGCCCTCGCAGCTGGCGACTTCACTGTGCCCGCCATGCGCTTGCTAAGCTGCGAGCTTCCCTGGCGAGGTCAGCCCGATGATCGTCCAACTGCACCAGCGCGCCCGCACCACCTCGGCCATTCGTGCCGAAATCCAGACGGCGCCGACCAGCATACCCAACACCGAACTGGCATGTCGCTACGGCGTCACCGTGGATACCATTCGCAAATGGCGCCAACGCCAGGACGTACAGGATCGTTCGCATACGGCGCATCGACTGCAAACCACGCTGACACCCGCGCAAGAAGCGGTCGCAGTACAACTGCGCCAAACCCTTAAGCTGGGGCTGGATGATTTGCTGGTGGTGATCCGCGAGTTCCTGCATCCGACGGTCTCCCGCTCCGGACTGGATCGCTGCCTGCGCCGCCACGGCGTCGGCAGCCTGCATGCGCTCGAACCGACACAGCGGGCGCGCAACAGCAAACCCTTCAAGGATTACGACCCTGGCTTTGTCCATGTCGACGTCAAATACCTGCCGCAAATGCCGGACGAAACCACCCGCCGCTATCTATTCGTCGCCATCGACCGCGCCACCCGCTGGGTGTTCGTGCAGATCAAGCCCAACAAGACCGCTGCAAGCGCGAAGGCATTCCTGGCCGCCTTGGCCAAAGCCATCCCGTTTAAATTGCAGATCCTGTTGACCGACAACGGCAGTGAGTTCACCGATCGCTTGTTCAATAAAACCAAGACCGCCAGCGGCGAGCATGAGTTTGATCGGCTGTGCACAGCGCTGAACATTGAGCACCGGCTGACCAAACCGCGCCATCCGCAAACCAACGGCATGGTTGAGCGTTTCAACGGTCGAATCAGCGAGGTGCTGGCGACGCATCGCTTCCAGTCTGGTGAGGACTTGGCGCAGACGTTGCAGCGCTATGTGTGGCTGTACAACCAACACTTACCGCAACTGGCCTTGCAACACCGAACGCCGCTGCAGGCGATGAAAGATTGGCAGCAGCGACGGCCGGATTTATTTGTTAAGCGCGTGGTGAATCGTCCGGGACTGGACAGATAGCCAACGGTGGCGTGGCCCGATGGCCATGCGCCCGAGGTCGACAGTTTGACCACCGGTTTGATCTCGGCGTTGAGCATGTGCGGGCGCGGGCGCTTCCAGTAGTCCTTGGCCGGATCGACCACGGCGCCTTCGGTTTCGACTACGCGGGCGAAGAAGGCGGCGAACGTCGGTAGCTTGGCCGCGGTGAATTGCGGCCCCATCACATCGGCGAAGCGCCAGATATCCTCAACCGCATCGGCCTTGGCCGCCGCCGCCATTTCGGGCGTGCGGTTGTTTTGCACGGCCAGTATTTCGGCGATTTCCGCCTTGGTCTGCACCGAGTCGTTGGCCGGTGGCGCCGGCAGGAAACGGGTCAGATCGACGTTTTTGGCCGAGATGAAGGGCTTGGCATCCTCGGCGTAGGCGTGGGTGAAGCCGAGCGAGGCAAACAGGGCGAGGGCGGCAAGCGTGATGCGCATGGAGGAGACCGGTGGTGAGCAAAAACCGTGTCGTATGAACGGCAGATTGCACGCTGATGACCGTCCCCCTCCGTTTCAGTGCGCCTGCTTGCCATTCACCACCGCGACTACCTTGCCGAACAACGCTACCGCGCCGAGCACGACCGCGCCGGCGACGATGCCGAACAGGCCGTTGAGCAGCGTCGGGACGATAAAGCCGAAGGCGCCGCTGGCGGCGGCGGCGGCTTCGATCGCGTGATGCACCGGCGCGAGGCCGTGGGTGAGGATGCCGCCGCCGACCAGGAACATTGCCGCGGTGCCGATCACGGTCAGTGCCTTCATCAGCCACGGCGCGAAGCGCAGCAGGCCACGGCCGAACGCGCGCAGCGGGGCGTGCTGGCTGGTGCGATCCAGATACAGGCCCAGATCGTCGAGTTTGACGATGGCGGCGACGAAACCGTAGACGCCGACGGTCATGATCGTGGCGATGCCGGCCAGCACGGCAAGCTGGGTGCCAAAGCTTGCTCCGGCAACGGTGCCCAGTGCGATGACGATGATTTCGGCCGAGAGCACGAAATCGGTGCGAATGGCGCCCTTGATCTTGTCTTTCTCCAGTGCCACCAGATCGATGTCCGGATTGCTCAGCGCTTCGAGATGCTTGGCATGTTCGGCACCGTCCCGGCTGTGCAACAGCTTGTGCGCCAGTTTTTCGACGCCCTCAAAGCACAAGTAAGCGCCGCCGAGCATCAGCAGCGGAATCACAGCCCAAGGAATAAACGCGCTGATCGCCAGCGCCGCCGGCACCAGAATCAGCTTGTTGCGCACCGACCCCTTCGCCACGGCCCAGACCACCGGCAGTTCGCGTTCGGCGCGCACACCCGAGACCTGCTCGGCATTCAGCGCCAGATCGTCGCCGAGCACGCCGGCGGTTTTTTTGGCGGCGACCTTGGTCATTACGGCGACGTCGTCGAGGATCGAGGCGATATCGTCAATCAAAGCCAAGAGGCTGGTTCCGGCCATTTGCTGCATTCCTGTGCGGGTTGATCTGCCGGCGTCTGGCCGGGATGCGTACTTTATGCGCGATTGCCCCGGTGGTGGAAACAAAACAGGGCCAGGCGAGCTGCGTGCCACGGCAGGGCGATGCGTTGCCGGTGCTAGAATTCCACTTTATCTAGAACGTCGAGCCCGCCATGCAAACCCTTGAAGTCGAAATTTCCGACGAATACATCGCCCTGAACGATCTGCTGAAAATCTGTGGCGTGGTCGACAGCGGCGCTGCCGGCAAGGCGCTGGTCGCCACCGGTGTGGTGATGGTCGACGGCGTGCAGGAGCTGCGCAAGACCAACAAGATCCGCCCCGGCATGCAGGTGCAGGTCGAGGATGCGGTGCTGATTCGCGTGGTCGCCGGCGCGCCGGAAGAAGAATAAGCGCCGTAGCCGCCGGCTGAGTCATGAAAAAAGGCGTGCCATCCGGCACGCCTTTTTTATGCAACGCGATGGCGATCAGTTCTTCGGCATCAGGTTGTTGTCCACATAGCGAACGCCCTTGACCTTCTCGGCGATCATGCCGGCTTGCGCCATGTCCTGGCCGGTGGCAACGCTGCCGTCGAGCTTCACGTCCTGGCCCTTGGCGCTGACCTTGATATCGAAGGCCTTGAGCGAGGCATCGGCATCGAGCGCGGTCTTCACTGCGGCGGCGAGCGCGGCGTCCTTCAGTTCGGCCGGCTTGGCGGCGGCAGCCGGGGCAGCGGTCTTTTCCGGTGCGGTGCTGCAGGCGGCGAGCGAGAGGCCGAGGGCGGCGGCGAGAGCGAGGTTGATAGCGGTCTTCATGGGCACATCTCCTGAGAGTCGTTGTTTTAGGCGCAGAGCGCTCCGTGCCGGCGATTGTGTTGCCGCCATGTTGCAGGCAGATGAAAAGTCCAGCCGTTCCGCGAAAGCGGTTTCAGTCGACGTTGCCTGTTCGCCCCGCGCCAATGCCGCGACATCGGCAAGAGCCTATTCAAGGCTGAAGCAGCCTCTCAGACACCTTGGTGTTGTGATTCTCCGGCATGCGCGGCAGCCATACGGTCACCGTCGTGGTGTTTTTATGGTCGTCCACACTGAAACCGATGCTGCCGTGCTGCGCTTCGGTCAGCAGTTTGGCGGAATAAGTGCCGATGCCAGTGCCTTCTTGCTTGCCGCAGGTAACGAATTTCTCGAAAAACCGGTCGCGGATCTCGGGTGGGATGGCGCCATGGTTGTGGATGGCGATTTCCAGCGGGTCGCCGGTTTTCAGCATGATCGATACGCGGCTTTTCTCCGGCGCGGCTTCGCAGGCGTTCTTGACCAGGTTTTGGAATACCGAATAGCAGAGTCGCTCGTCACCATGGGCATTCGAGGTGGTTTCGTCCAGCGGAAGGTCGGTATCGACAACGATGGATAGCCCCTTGTTGCCGAAAGCGACCCGCGCGAGATCGGCGACGCCGCGCAGCAATTTGCCCAGCGCGATCGGCCGGGCTTTCAGCGTGAAAGTGCCGGTTTCGATTTTGCAAAGCTCTGAACTCAGGTTGACCAGGTTGACCACCTGCATCGTCGTTTCTTCGATCATTTTTACTTGCGTCAGTTGCCGTCCGGTCAGCGAGGCGTCCTTCTGCATGCCGTGCAGAATGCTGATCATTCCCGACAGTGGTCCC encodes:
- a CDS encoding amino acid permease, whose product is MDDTTQHDGLKRGLKNRHIQLIALGGAIGTGLFLGSASVLKAAGPSMILGYAIGGIIAFMIMRQLGEMVAQEPVAGSFSHFAYKYWGDFPGFLSGWNYWVLYVLVSMAELTAVGVYVNYWWPAVPPWLSALMFFAVINAINLANVKFYGEAEFWFAIIKVVAVIGMIVFGGYLLISGTGGPQASITNLWNDGGFFPHGFSGLFMMLAVIMFSFGGLELIGITAAEADDPQKSIPKAVNQVIYRILIFYIGALTVLLSLFPWSQVAQGGSPFVMIFSQIGEGWVANVLNFVVLTAALSVYNSGVYANSRMLYGLAQQGNAPKVLAHVDGRGVPVPAIALSGLATFSCVIINYLIPAEALGVLMALVVAALVLNWALISLTHFKFRKAMVAQGEKLVFKSFWYPLSNWICLAFMAMIIVILAMTPGMSVSVWLVPVWLLLMWAGYVWKQRKAAQAKH
- a CDS encoding sulfatase-like hydrolase/transferase; the protein is MSQRRTPETPDSATTAGVDAERRSFLLSAAITAGASILPSLTAGAAQSLSVMQAGMGPPLQLPEGYNILLVTVDQERYFEGGYPFPVPGRERLMREGVTFAHHENNTNVCTSSRSVMYTGWHMPQTRMFDNIGLPWTKGLNLDPGLGTLGTLLTGAGYYSAYKGKWHLSDEIDHVNNPEDLGLQPTVELHKIMEGYGFKDYHGIGDVIGLSQGGFMYDSVTTGQTVNWLRGTGQELRDAGKPWFLALNLVNPHDVMFIDTDEPGQSQQWKGSINDGGVGLMPAQPPQHKLYRARWDKVPLPASRHQPFNEAGRPAAHWEYQKARAAMVGQFPDEDRRWRKLQDYYFNCIRDCDSHLVRVLDELDNLGLTEKTIIVFTADHGELGGYHQMHGKGASVYRQQMHVPLIIKHPAYPGGKTCKAMTCHLDLAPTLLGLTGLPAARREALLGKRKGRDASGLLAAPERAPVHAVRAASLYCYSMLVYTDANYLAQVQKIRTRKDMTPEAKAAATGELQIDLSKRSGIRAINDGRYKFARYFSLRQHNTPTSMDELLKLHDLELFDLQNDPGEMHNLAIDLKRNGELVMAMNAKLNALIAEELGVDDGHYLPLSGMTGWAAHSKAIE
- a CDS encoding enoyl-CoA hydratase/isomerase family protein — encoded protein: MLQLIAHPAGIRELRLARPPVNALDPALIRAIRQAIEAAPADGVAGLVLSGAPDMFSAGLDVPALLALDRDALMPVWADFFGIFAAISNSTIPVVAAITGHSPAGGAVMAIHCDYRIMAAGDFRIGLNEVQVGLVVPDCLQLALRRLVGARHAERLMVAGAMIPAQKALEIGMVDELAEVNQVVPRAIEWLQALLALPRQAMLATRAIARADLHAAYAGRLPLAEVQDRWWSDETRQTMQALVARLKNR
- a CDS encoding IS481 family transposase; translation: MIVQLHQRARTTSAIRAEIQTAPTSIPNTELACRYGVTVDTIRKWRQRQDVQDRSHTAHRLQTTLTPAQEAVAVQLRQTLKLGLDDLLVVIREFLHPTVSRSGLDRCLRRHGVGSLHALEPTQRARNSKPFKDYDPGFVHVDVKYLPQMPDETTRRYLFVAIDRATRWVFVQIKPNKTAASAKAFLAALAKAIPFKLQILLTDNGSEFTDRLFNKTKTASGEHEFDRLCTALNIEHRLTKPRHPQTNGMVERFNGRISEVLATHRFQSGEDLAQTLQRYVWLYNQHLPQLALQHRTPLQAMKDWQQRRPDLFVKRVVNRPGLDR
- a CDS encoding DUF808 domain-containing protein, with the protein product MAGTSLLALIDDIASILDDVAVMTKVAAKKTAGVLGDDLALNAEQVSGVRAERELPVVWAVAKGSVRNKLILVPAALAISAFIPWAVIPLLMLGGAYLCFEGVEKLAHKLLHSRDGAEHAKHLEALSNPDIDLVALEKDKIKGAIRTDFVLSAEIIVIALGTVAGASFGTQLAVLAGIATIMTVGVYGFVAAIVKLDDLGLYLDRTSQHAPLRAFGRGLLRFAPWLMKALTVIGTAAMFLVGGGILTHGLAPVHHAIEAAAAASGAFGFIVPTLLNGLFGIVAGAVVLGAVALFGKVVAVVNGKQAH
- a CDS encoding RNA-binding S4 domain-containing protein codes for the protein MQTLEVEISDEYIALNDLLKICGVVDSGAAGKALVATGVVMVDGVQELRKTNKIRPGMQVQVEDAVLIRVVAGAPEEE
- a CDS encoding BON domain-containing protein: MKTAINLALAAALGLSLAACSTAPEKTAAPAAAAKPAELKDAALAAAVKTALDADASLKAFDIKVSAKGQDVKLDGSVATGQDMAQAGMIAEKVKGVRYVDNNLMPKN